From Streptomyces sp. Edi4, one genomic window encodes:
- a CDS encoding TraM recognition domain-containing protein: MPPSSNSSTDGYDLVLRLLLGVLAIVVPLSHLAWLCGNITAYLSGAAWAPYQPTAALLHPEQLWPEAGETSLLIGSRIVPVLLLLALGAAAGIVWARHKNRSGGRQKKITDMAKARDIEPLMAKAITAKARSLRPSLKDAKHIDANDTGILLGNIQGSRHEVRMGFEDVAVAIMAPRSGKTTSLAIPSILAAPGPVLLTSNKAAGDAFTTAYDARAEVGQVWTMDPQQIAHAAREMWWNPLASATTLDGANRLAGHFLAASVDASQQGDFWSKAGSNILSQLLLAAALDERPITDIMQWLAFPADRTPLDILRDHGFAAVAAQLKGTVEGPPETRDGIYETARQYAAALLNSEIAAWVTPQKDVPEFRPADFVTSTDTLFLLSKDGGGGASALIAACADSVMRAATAQAERAGGRLDPPMLAILDEAANVCKISDLPDLYSHLGSRGIIPITILQSYRQGQKVWGDAGMDAMWSASTVKVIGSGIDDPDFADKLSRLIGDHDVETTSTSHSESGKSTSVSMRQQRILPADAIRALPKGTALCFATGMRAAMLDLRPWYLEPGAAELSAASARASKGITERAVAKAAPKQTDFGKAA; this comes from the coding sequence GCCGACCGCCGCCTTGCTCCACCCCGAACAGCTCTGGCCCGAGGCGGGAGAAACGTCCCTTCTGATCGGCAGCCGCATCGTTCCCGTTCTCCTCCTCCTGGCCCTCGGAGCAGCGGCCGGCATCGTGTGGGCCCGGCACAAGAACCGCAGCGGCGGCCGACAGAAAAAGATCACCGACATGGCCAAGGCTCGGGATATCGAGCCGCTGATGGCCAAGGCGATCACCGCCAAGGCCCGCTCCCTGCGCCCGAGCCTGAAGGACGCCAAGCACATCGACGCGAACGACACCGGCATCCTGCTCGGCAACATCCAAGGCAGCCGCCACGAGGTACGGATGGGGTTCGAGGACGTCGCCGTTGCGATCATGGCCCCCCGCTCCGGCAAGACCACCTCGCTGGCCATCCCCTCCATCCTCGCCGCGCCCGGCCCGGTCCTGCTGACCTCGAACAAAGCCGCAGGCGATGCCTTCACCACCGCCTACGACGCCCGGGCGGAGGTGGGGCAGGTGTGGACCATGGACCCGCAGCAGATCGCCCACGCTGCCCGTGAGATGTGGTGGAACCCCCTCGCCAGCGCGACCACTCTGGACGGGGCGAACCGGCTGGCCGGCCACTTCCTCGCCGCCTCGGTGGACGCTTCGCAGCAGGGCGACTTCTGGTCCAAGGCCGGCAGCAACATCCTCTCCCAGCTACTGCTGGCAGCAGCCCTCGACGAGCGGCCGATCACCGACATCATGCAGTGGCTCGCCTTCCCGGCCGACCGCACCCCGCTCGACATCCTCCGCGACCACGGCTTCGCCGCCGTCGCCGCCCAGCTCAAGGGGACCGTGGAGGGACCACCGGAGACGCGTGACGGCATCTACGAGACCGCCCGCCAGTACGCCGCCGCCCTGCTCAACTCCGAGATCGCGGCCTGGGTGACGCCACAGAAGGACGTCCCCGAGTTCCGGCCCGCCGACTTCGTCACGTCCACGGACACGCTGTTCCTGCTGAGCAAGGACGGCGGCGGCGGAGCCTCGGCGTTGATCGCCGCGTGCGCGGACTCCGTGATGCGCGCCGCGACCGCACAAGCCGAGCGCGCCGGCGGACGCCTCGACCCGCCAATGCTCGCGATCCTCGACGAGGCCGCCAACGTCTGTAAAATCTCGGACCTTCCGGACTTGTACTCCCACCTCGGAAGCCGCGGCATCATCCCGATCACGATCCTCCAGAGCTACCGCCAGGGCCAGAAAGTCTGGGGAGACGCCGGCATGGACGCCATGTGGTCCGCCTCCACCGTGAAGGTCATCGGCTCCGGCATCGATGATCCGGACTTCGCGGACAAACTGTCCCGTCTGATTGGCGACCACGACGTGGAGACCACGTCGACCTCGCATTCGGAGTCCGGCAAGTCGACCTCGGTCAGCATGCGGCAGCAGCGGATCCTGCCCGCCGACGCGATCCGCGCCCTGCCCAAGGGCACCGCCCTGTGCTTCGCCACCGGCATGCGCGCCGCCATGCTCGACCTGCGCCCCTGGTATCTCGAACCCGGCGCCGCCGAACTGTCCGCCGCCTCCGCCCGCGCCTCGAAGGGCATCACCGAGCGCGCCGTCGCCAAGGCCGCCCCGAAGCAGACCGACTTCGGCAAGGCCGCGTGA